One window from the genome of Pseudonocardia hierapolitana encodes:
- a CDS encoding ABC transporter permease — protein MRRAPYLSIAVWAVAGFLTVPTLFLVPMSLSGGSTFQFPPPSWSLQWYRNLVEAPEWREAVLVSLQVAAFSTPLAVVIGTCAAFGLMRLGERLRIAGAAALSAPLVIPNILVALALYGTFLRLGLSGTLLGLVLGQTALAIPFVLIAVLARLQGYDRSLTTAALSLGASPATAFRTVTFPLILPGIVAGAVFAFVASFDELVIALLLQGPGNVTLPVQMFNAVVEAADPTISAASTVLVVVVSAVVLVVQIGWTRRSEQRSGSGA, from the coding sequence ATGAGACGAGCCCCGTACCTGTCGATCGCGGTGTGGGCCGTGGCCGGCTTCCTCACGGTCCCCACGCTGTTCCTCGTCCCGATGAGCCTCTCGGGCGGCTCGACGTTCCAGTTCCCGCCCCCGAGCTGGTCCCTGCAGTGGTACCGCAACCTCGTCGAGGCGCCGGAGTGGCGCGAGGCCGTGCTCGTGTCCCTGCAGGTGGCGGCATTCTCCACGCCGCTCGCGGTCGTCATCGGAACCTGCGCCGCGTTCGGGCTGATGCGGCTCGGCGAGCGCCTGCGCATCGCAGGCGCCGCGGCCCTGTCCGCACCGCTCGTGATCCCCAACATCCTGGTCGCGCTGGCGCTCTACGGGACGTTCCTGCGGCTGGGGCTCAGCGGCACCCTGCTGGGGCTCGTGCTCGGGCAGACGGCGCTCGCGATCCCGTTCGTGCTGATCGCGGTGCTGGCCCGGCTGCAGGGTTACGACCGGTCGCTCACCACGGCTGCGCTGAGCCTCGGGGCCTCGCCGGCCACGGCGTTCCGGACGGTGACCTTCCCCCTGATCCTGCCGGGCATCGTCGCCGGGGCGGTGTTCGCGTTCGTCGCCTCGTTCGACGAGCTGGTGATCGCGCTGCTCCTGCAGGGCCCCGGCAACGTGACGCTGCCCGTGCAGATGTTCAACGCCGTCGTCGAGGCGGCCGACCCGACGATCTCGGCCGCGTCGACGGTCCTGGTGGTCGTGGTGAGCGCGGTGGTCCTCGTGGTGCAGATCGGCTGGACGCGCCGGTCGGAACAGAGAAGTGGAAGCGGCGCATGA
- a CDS encoding ABC transporter ATP-binding protein: MNARAGRLEIRDLVKRYGADGAAAVDGIDLTVDSGEFLTLLGPSGSGKTTTLNMIAGFVQPSAGSIHLNGVDLTELQPHKRGFGMVFQNYALFPHMTVFDNVAYPLRQRKLDKAGIRRLVLDILGRFGMAGMEHRRPAQLSGGQQQRVALARALVFSPSVLLLDEPLGALDRKLRQSLQAELKKLHQDVGLTFVFVTHDQDEAMFLSDRIAVFNEGRIDRVGRPAELYDDPGTLFVANFLGEANTFAGRSVDAQTYAWNGEKWRTTTGARPDEAVLVVRPERVRVFGPDEVPAGWNSVGAVVTDVSRLGPSSRIDLALPDGTTGAAVLPSTDAVRVRVGDDVRAAWDVPSQAFVVERAA, translated from the coding sequence ATGAACGCACGAGCGGGACGTCTCGAGATCCGGGACCTGGTGAAGCGGTACGGGGCCGACGGCGCCGCCGCCGTCGACGGGATCGACCTCACCGTCGACTCCGGCGAGTTCCTCACCCTGCTCGGGCCCAGCGGCTCGGGCAAGACGACGACGTTGAACATGATCGCCGGGTTCGTGCAGCCCAGCGCCGGGTCGATCCACTTGAACGGCGTGGACCTGACCGAGCTGCAGCCGCACAAGCGCGGCTTCGGGATGGTGTTCCAGAACTACGCCCTGTTCCCGCACATGACGGTCTTCGACAACGTCGCCTACCCGCTGCGGCAGCGGAAGCTGGACAAGGCCGGGATCCGCCGGCTCGTGCTCGACATCCTCGGGCGGTTCGGGATGGCCGGGATGGAGCACCGGCGCCCGGCCCAGCTGTCCGGTGGCCAGCAGCAGCGCGTGGCGCTGGCCCGGGCGCTGGTGTTCTCGCCGTCGGTCCTGCTGCTCGACGAACCGCTGGGAGCGCTCGACCGCAAGCTCCGCCAGTCGCTGCAGGCGGAGCTGAAGAAGCTGCACCAGGACGTCGGCCTGACCTTCGTGTTCGTCACGCACGACCAGGACGAGGCCATGTTCCTGTCCGACCGGATCGCGGTCTTCAACGAGGGCCGGATCGACCGGGTCGGCAGGCCCGCCGAGCTGTACGACGACCCGGGGACGCTCTTCGTGGCGAACTTCCTGGGCGAGGCCAACACGTTCGCCGGCCGCTCGGTCGACGCGCAGACCTACGCCTGGAACGGCGAGAAGTGGCGCACGACGACCGGCGCCCGCCCGGACGAGGCGGTTCTCGTCGTCCGCCCGGAACGCGTGCGGGTGTTCGGCCCCGACGAGGTGCCGGCCGGCTGGAACTCGGTCGGGGCCGTCGTCACCGACGTGTCCCGCCTCGGCCCGTCGTCCCGGATCGACCTGGCCCTACCCGACGGCACCACCGGCGCCGCCGTCCTGCCGTCGACGGATGCCGTCCGGGTGCGGGTCGGCGACGACGTCCGTGCCGCGTGGGACGTGCCCTCCCAGGCCTTCGTCGTGGAACGAGCCGCGTGA
- a CDS encoding ABC transporter substrate-binding protein, translating to MRKALLLTPVAVLALAACAATPPTPLAAPTPPPEPLTVVGHSSVLEFGPVLLASTKVPEGTVVTASGGVPNLWDAADPQLSSGVSGRPAGDAPPVSPGIADLAGNAGTQTLRMSLTHPDARIVMTVTEGLYRMVARPSAGISSIADLKGKRVATFANTSAAVFLNHVLTSAGLSEADVAITSLTAPASADALINGEVDAISIWEPDSERAVKALGADVVTFRPEGSYREIYSLNAKAGDLADPVMRGRIVDFLREVTDGCRAAEDDPGQMQALLAERTGQDRALIAESWHHHRFPCALPADLLDVLVAEERWLAEKDGRAPRSRGELAVLIDSSVVEEVRAQ from the coding sequence ATGCGCAAGGCGTTGCTGCTCACCCCCGTCGCAGTGCTCGCGCTCGCCGCCTGCGCCGCCACCCCGCCCACCCCACTTGCGGCACCGACACCTCCCCCGGAGCCGCTCACCGTGGTCGGGCACAGCTCGGTGCTGGAGTTCGGCCCCGTGTTGCTCGCGTCGACGAAGGTCCCGGAGGGGACCGTGGTCACCGCGAGCGGCGGGGTGCCGAACCTGTGGGACGCCGCCGACCCCCAGCTGTCCAGCGGGGTCAGCGGGCGCCCGGCCGGCGACGCGCCGCCCGTCAGCCCCGGCATCGCGGATCTGGCAGGCAACGCAGGCACCCAGACCCTGCGCATGTCGCTCACCCACCCCGACGCCCGGATCGTCATGACGGTCACCGAGGGGCTGTACCGGATGGTCGCGCGGCCGTCGGCCGGGATCAGCTCGATCGCCGACCTGAAGGGCAAGCGCGTCGCGACCTTCGCGAACACCTCGGCCGCCGTCTTCCTCAACCACGTGCTGACGTCCGCGGGGCTGAGCGAGGCCGACGTCGCGATCACCTCGCTCACCGCGCCGGCCAGCGCCGACGCCCTGATCAACGGCGAGGTGGACGCGATCTCGATCTGGGAGCCCGACTCCGAGCGGGCCGTCAAGGCACTGGGCGCGGACGTCGTGACCTTCCGGCCGGAGGGCAGCTACCGCGAGATCTACAGCCTCAACGCGAAGGCGGGCGACCTCGCCGACCCGGTGATGCGGGGCCGGATCGTCGACTTCCTGCGCGAGGTCACCGACGGGTGCCGCGCCGCGGAGGACGACCCCGGACAGATGCAGGCGCTGCTGGCGGAGCGGACCGGCCAGGACCGGGCGCTCATCGCCGAATCCTGGCACCACCACCGCTTCCCGTGCGCGCTGCCTGCGGACCTGCTCGACGTGCTCGTCGCGGAGGAGCGGTGGCTCGCGGAGAAGGACGGCCGCGCGCCGCGCAGCCGGGGGGAGCTGGCCGTGCTGATCGACTCGAGCGTCGTCGAGGAGGTGCGCGCGCAGTAG
- a CDS encoding carboxymuconolactone decarboxylase family protein, with protein sequence MRPRDDEGIAEGLEVRRAVFGPELVERNYLEANEFQRPVQDWIAGAVWADVWTREGLDRRTRSLVTLAMLTALNRPVEFATHLRGALANGCTVTDIQELLLHTAPYCGAPAVLAAFRQAEPVLAEAGALAPPTPSTMAEAGDGAGS encoded by the coding sequence ATGCGGCCGCGGGACGACGAGGGCATCGCCGAGGGGCTGGAGGTGCGCCGGGCGGTGTTCGGCCCGGAGTTGGTGGAGCGCAACTACCTGGAGGCCAACGAGTTCCAGCGGCCGGTGCAGGACTGGATCGCCGGGGCGGTGTGGGCGGACGTGTGGACCCGCGAGGGGTTGGACCGGCGCACCCGCAGCCTGGTGACGTTGGCGATGTTGACCGCGTTGAACCGGCCGGTGGAGTTCGCGACGCACCTGCGCGGGGCGCTGGCCAACGGCTGCACGGTCACCGACATCCAGGAGCTGCTGCTGCACACCGCGCCCTACTGCGGTGCCCCCGCGGTGCTGGCGGCGTTCCGGCAGGCCGAACCGGTACTCGCCGAGGCCGGCGCGCTCGCACCGCCGACCCCCTCGACCATGGCCGAGGCTGGGGACGGGGCTGGGTCGTGA
- a CDS encoding flavin-containing monooxygenase, with translation MRVRRRIPRRTVRVGIIGAGFGGIAAAVKLRQRTSASFVIFEQSPQVGGTWYDNRYPGCEVDIPSHAYSFSFLRYDWSHTHARQPELLRYANEVIDTFGLRPHLRLSTPVTEVVWDEAEHHWVLTTADGESHVFDVVISALGLLNVPNHPDWPGLDTFGGIAFHTSRWRQDVDLTGERVAVVGTGSTAAQVVPGIAERVASLLVFQREPGWVEPKQERAFTPRERWLYRHVPGAQRLHRGWLFYRSIARFKAYDATSRAQHRKRQACLDYIRRTVADPATRQAVTPDYPWGCKRPVLASTFYQALNRPHVQLVPHPVTSVTETGLLDARGTHHEIDVLVMSTGFQPTKFLASLEVRGLDKQSIHDAWAERASAFLGVTVAGFPNFFILYGPNTNGGFSIIAQLERQAEVAAAAVRRLEHTGPGYLDTDPRIQQRYLAWIDTQIAKKANAMESGCRNYYHAPGGANITQWPGAHLKYLLATKLLHRIGIRKVTTP, from the coding sequence GTGAGGGTGCGGCGCCGGATCCCCCGCCGCACGGTGCGGGTGGGCATCATCGGGGCCGGGTTCGGCGGGATCGCCGCCGCGGTCAAGCTGCGGCAGCGCACCTCGGCCTCGTTCGTCATCTTCGAACAGTCCCCGCAGGTGGGCGGCACCTGGTACGACAACCGCTACCCCGGCTGCGAGGTCGACATCCCGTCCCACGCCTACAGCTTCTCCTTCCTGCGCTACGACTGGTCCCACACCCACGCCCGGCAACCGGAACTGCTCCGCTACGCCAACGAGGTCATCGACACCTTCGGGCTGCGCCCGCACCTGCGCCTGTCCACCCCGGTCACCGAGGTCGTCTGGGACGAGGCCGAACACCACTGGGTGCTCACCACCGCCGACGGGGAGAGCCACGTGTTCGACGTGGTGATCTCCGCGCTCGGGTTGCTCAACGTGCCCAACCACCCGGACTGGCCGGGGCTGGACACCTTCGGCGGGATCGCGTTCCACACCTCGCGGTGGCGCCAGGACGTGGACCTGACCGGCGAGCGGGTGGCCGTGGTGGGCACCGGGTCCACCGCCGCGCAGGTCGTGCCCGGCATCGCCGAGCGGGTCGCGTCGCTGCTGGTGTTCCAGCGCGAGCCGGGTTGGGTCGAGCCCAAGCAGGAACGGGCGTTCACCCCGCGGGAGCGGTGGCTCTACCGGCACGTGCCCGGGGCGCAGCGGCTGCACCGCGGCTGGTTGTTCTACCGGTCGATCGCCCGGTTCAAGGCCTATGACGCCACCAGCCGCGCCCAGCACCGCAAGCGCCAGGCCTGCCTGGACTACATCCGCCGCACCGTCGCCGACCCGGCCACCCGGCAGGCGGTCACCCCGGACTACCCGTGGGGCTGCAAGCGCCCGGTGCTGGCCTCGACCTTCTACCAGGCGCTGAACCGGCCCCACGTGCAACTGGTGCCGCACCCGGTCACCTCGGTGACCGAGACCGGGCTGCTCGACGCCCGCGGCACCCACCACGAGATCGACGTGCTGGTCATGAGCACCGGGTTCCAGCCGACGAAGTTCCTGGCGAGCCTGGAGGTCCGCGGGCTGGACAAGCAGAGCATCCACGACGCGTGGGCCGAACGCGCCTCGGCGTTCCTCGGGGTCACGGTGGCCGGGTTCCCCAACTTCTTCATCCTCTACGGCCCCAACACCAACGGCGGCTTCTCCATCATCGCCCAGCTGGAACGCCAGGCCGAGGTCGCCGCCGCCGCGGTACGCCGACTCGAACACACCGGGCCCGGCTACCTCGACACCGACCCGCGCATCCAGCAACGCTACCTCGCCTGGATCGACACCCAGATCGCCAAGAAGGCCAACGCCATGGAATCGGGCTGCCGCAACTACTACCACGCCCCCGGCGGGGCCAACATCACCCAATGGCCCGGCGCGCACCTCAAATACCTGCTCGCCACCAAACTGCTGCACCGCATCGGCATCCGCAAGGTCACCACCCCATGA
- a CDS encoding MBL fold metallo-hydrolase translates to MTAKPPRARTRDHHTTERRVHIGTVTVTPVVQLHYRVDPLRFFPDLDLAAIDEDAWFWRPPYCEDGMLVIDMGAFLVRTPGRTLLVDAGIGNGKRRPNPLFDDRDDDWLAALHRAGVTPEEIDTVVFTHLHVDHVGFATRFDGAAWVPAFPNARYLTTAAELAHWTGAAAAGDRARLGDYLTDSVLPLRDAGVLDLVEPDLRICEEVRLRPAPGHTPGNVCVEVSSHGGRAVFAGDMVHHALQLAFPERSTDFCVDACGASEARRELLRDIADQDVLLFPAHFPQSAPGRVVTDPAGGYRYEVVEGEPL, encoded by the coding sequence ATGACAGCGAAACCACCCCGAGCCCGAACCCGCGACCACCACACCACCGAACGACGGGTGCACATCGGCACGGTCACCGTCACCCCCGTCGTGCAGCTCCACTACCGCGTCGATCCGCTGCGGTTCTTCCCGGACCTCGACCTCGCGGCGATCGACGAGGACGCGTGGTTCTGGCGCCCGCCCTACTGCGAGGACGGGATGCTCGTCATCGACATGGGCGCCTTCCTGGTGCGCACGCCGGGGCGGACGCTGCTCGTCGACGCCGGGATCGGGAACGGCAAGCGGCGGCCGAACCCCCTTTTCGACGACCGCGACGACGACTGGCTCGCCGCGCTGCACCGGGCAGGCGTCACGCCGGAGGAGATCGACACCGTCGTCTTCACGCACCTGCACGTCGACCACGTCGGTTTCGCCACGCGGTTCGACGGCGCCGCCTGGGTACCGGCCTTCCCGAACGCCCGGTACCTCACGACCGCGGCCGAGCTCGCCCACTGGACGGGTGCGGCGGCGGCCGGGGACCGCGCCCGGCTCGGCGATTACCTCACCGACAGCGTGCTCCCGCTGCGCGACGCGGGCGTGCTGGACCTCGTCGAGCCGGACCTGAGGATCTGCGAGGAGGTGCGGCTCCGGCCCGCGCCGGGACACACCCCGGGCAACGTCTGCGTCGAGGTCTCCTCGCACGGCGGGCGCGCCGTGTTCGCGGGCGACATGGTGCACCACGCCCTGCAGCTCGCCTTCCCCGAGCGCAGCACGGACTTCTGCGTCGACGCCTGCGGCGCGAGCGAGGCCCGGCGGGAGCTGCTGCGCGACATCGCCGACCAGGACGTCCTGCTGTTCCCGGCGCACTTCCCGCAGTCGGCGCCGGGCCGGGTCGTGACCGACCCGGCGGGCGGCTACCGGTACGAGGTGGTCGAGGGGGAGCCGCTGTGA
- the map gene encoding type I methionyl aminopeptidase, which translates to MIELKTPTEIKKMHIAGQFVAQVLSELQGLAEVGVNLLDLEHHVRRRIDERGAESCYWDYAPSFGRGPFRNVVCLSVNDAVLHGLPHDCRLRDGDVLSMDLAVGIDGWVADSAVTVIVGTAAEDDERLVRATRLALEAAIEAAQPGNRLGDVSAAIGAVAGAHGYPVNLEFGGHGLGRTMHEDPHVSNDGRPGRGLVLRPGLTIALEPWFAATTDRIVFDEDGWTIRSADGSRTAHSEHTIAITEDGPLVLTRRDDEPVTA; encoded by the coding sequence ATGATCGAGCTGAAGACGCCTACGGAGATCAAGAAGATGCACATCGCGGGCCAGTTCGTGGCCCAGGTGCTGAGCGAGCTGCAGGGTCTCGCGGAGGTGGGTGTCAACCTCCTCGACCTGGAGCACCACGTCCGCCGCCGCATCGACGAGCGCGGGGCCGAGTCCTGCTACTGGGACTACGCGCCGTCCTTCGGCCGCGGCCCGTTCCGCAACGTCGTCTGCCTGTCGGTCAACGATGCGGTCCTGCACGGGCTGCCGCACGACTGCCGGCTGCGTGACGGCGACGTCCTGAGCATGGATCTCGCCGTGGGGATCGACGGCTGGGTGGCGGACTCGGCGGTCACGGTGATCGTCGGGACCGCTGCGGAGGACGACGAGCGACTGGTCCGCGCAACCCGGCTGGCCCTCGAGGCCGCCATCGAGGCGGCCCAGCCGGGGAACCGGTTGGGCGATGTCTCGGCGGCGATCGGAGCCGTCGCCGGCGCGCACGGATACCCGGTGAACCTCGAGTTCGGTGGCCATGGACTCGGCCGCACCATGCACGAGGACCCCCATGTCTCCAACGACGGCCGCCCGGGCCGTGGTCTCGTCCTCCGGCCGGGCCTCACGATCGCGCTCGAACCGTGGTTCGCCGCCACGACGGACCGGATCGTCTTCGACGAGGACGGGTGGACGATCCGCTCGGCCGACGGTTCGCGAACGGCGCACTCCGAGCACACGATCGCGATCACCGAGGACGGCCCGCTCGTACTCACCCGGCGGGACGACGAGCCCGTGACCGCTTGA
- a CDS encoding GNAT family N-acetyltransferase produces MRTRTGDRSDAAFIVEMARLASSIEGRPLPPADDPVLAQGLPPSPDTSVLALDHDGRPVGAAWWHFREPLLVVTPDGAPVPELVIAVTPAERGHGVGRHLLDALITRAARHGYDRLALNVHVLNPAVRLYCRTGFVVAGKGRGPLGVAMVRHLP; encoded by the coding sequence GTGCGGACCCGAACGGGCGACCGATCCGACGCCGCGTTCATCGTCGAGATGGCCCGACTCGCCTCGTCGATCGAGGGCCGCCCGCTGCCCCCGGCCGACGATCCCGTGCTGGCGCAAGGCCTTCCCCCGTCACCGGACACGAGCGTGCTGGCGCTCGACCACGATGGCCGTCCGGTCGGTGCAGCCTGGTGGCACTTCCGGGAACCCCTGCTGGTCGTGACACCCGACGGCGCGCCGGTCCCCGAGCTGGTCATCGCGGTGACGCCCGCCGAGCGCGGCCACGGGGTCGGTCGTCACCTGCTCGACGCACTCATCACCCGCGCTGCGCGACACGGCTACGACCGGCTCGCCCTCAACGTCCACGTTCTCAACCCCGCAGTCCGGCTCTACTGTCGGACCGGCTTCGTCGTCGCGGGGAAGGGCCGCGGTCCGCTCGGCGTCGCCATGGTCCGCCACTTGCCGTGA
- a CDS encoding FAD-dependent oxidoreductase, protein MHDVLVVGAGPVGLFLAGELALADCSVLVLERDQEQTSPWKALPLGMRGLNAGSVETFYRRGMLAELLEASGVDGEQIGADPDAHEPPAPRGVSHFAGMRLDPADIDAAALPFRLPGPAMEGIVTSLDAVGTVLAERAARLGVQILRGAPVEAVTHDGDTVVARAGGRDHQARWLVGCDGGRSTVRELAGFDFVGTEPLFTGYAARVTFADPEKLDLGFNLTPTGMYLRTPFEGHLGMMDFDGGAFDRSRPLTREHLQTVLRRVSGTDATLTAVHLASSFTDRAMQTTTHRNGRILLAGDAAHIHSPLGGQGLNLGIGDAMNLGWKLAATIHGTAPDGLLDTYTAERHPVGAAILDWSRAQVATMNPGPNTPALQRLVHDLLDTRDGTTHVFRSTSGLSHRYDLGSDQPLVGRTAPDFRLADGTRLGDLLRDGPGVALDFTADQRLHDAATSWKGRIPTRPGR, encoded by the coding sequence GTGCATGACGTGCTGGTCGTGGGTGCCGGCCCGGTGGGCCTGTTCCTCGCCGGTGAGCTCGCACTGGCGGACTGCTCGGTCCTGGTGTTGGAGCGGGACCAGGAGCAGACCTCGCCGTGGAAGGCGCTCCCGCTGGGGATGCGGGGCCTGAACGCCGGATCGGTCGAGACGTTCTACCGCCGCGGGATGCTGGCAGAGCTGCTGGAAGCGTCAGGCGTCGACGGGGAGCAGATCGGCGCGGATCCCGACGCTCACGAGCCGCCGGCTCCTCGTGGCGTGAGCCACTTCGCGGGCATGCGGCTCGACCCGGCCGACATCGATGCCGCCGCCCTCCCGTTCCGGCTGCCCGGTCCGGCGATGGAGGGCATCGTGACCAGCCTCGACGCGGTCGGGACGGTGCTGGCCGAGCGGGCGGCCAGGCTCGGCGTGCAGATCCTGCGGGGCGCTCCCGTCGAGGCCGTGACCCACGACGGCGACACCGTCGTCGCACGAGCCGGCGGGCGCGACCACCAGGCGCGCTGGCTCGTGGGATGCGACGGCGGACGCAGCACGGTGCGCGAACTGGCGGGCTTCGACTTCGTCGGCACCGAACCGCTGTTCACCGGCTACGCCGCCCGTGTCACCTTCGCGGATCCGGAGAAGCTGGACCTGGGCTTCAACCTGACGCCGACGGGCATGTACCTGCGGACGCCCTTCGAGGGACACCTCGGGATGATGGACTTCGACGGCGGCGCCTTCGACCGCTCACGGCCCCTGACGCGCGAGCACCTCCAGACGGTCCTGCGCCGGGTCTCCGGCACCGATGCGACACTCACCGCGGTCCATCTCGCCTCCAGCTTCACCGACCGCGCGATGCAGACGACGACCCACCGGAACGGCCGCATCCTGCTCGCAGGCGACGCCGCCCACATCCACTCCCCGCTCGGCGGTCAGGGCCTCAACCTCGGCATCGGCGACGCCATGAACCTCGGCTGGAAGCTCGCCGCCACCATCCACGGCACGGCACCGGACGGCCTGCTCGACACCTACACCGCCGAACGCCACCCCGTCGGCGCGGCGATCCTCGACTGGTCACGCGCCCAGGTCGCGACGATGAACCCCGGCCCCAACACCCCAGCTCTGCAGCGGCTGGTCCACGACCTGCTCGACACCCGCGACGGGACCACCCACGTGTTCCGCAGCACCTCGGGACTGTCCCACCGCTACGACCTGGGCAGCGACCAGCCGCTCGTCGGCCGGACCGCCCCGGACTTCCGGCTCGCCGACGGCACCCGTCTCGGCGACCTCCTGCGGGATGGACCCGGCGTCGCACTCGACTTCACCGCCGACCAGCGCCTGCACGACGCGGCGACGAGCTGGAAGGGCCGGATCCCTACGCGGCCGGGCCGGTGA
- a CDS encoding TetR/AcrR family transcriptional regulator, translating to MAARTRRSQRRRQVLTREHIVETAVELLDAAGVGALTVRALTGRMATGPGAIYWHIGNMDELLEAATDAVVATALATRTQLAEAAGTPQDEIRAVALGLFDAVTEHPWLATQLAVQLTRNPWGPVTLRIFENIGRPVRTLGVPQGEWFTTTSTLVHYILGATAQTSQNTGDDSIPGSEADRAEFLNTASRAWDGLDPDDYPFIRSIADQMREHDDREQFLTGIDLVLTGITTLHPPTTSRPPAPDCLPSPE from the coding sequence ATGGCCGCACGGACACGTCGATCACAGCGACGCAGGCAGGTGCTCACCCGGGAGCACATCGTGGAGACGGCTGTCGAGCTGCTGGACGCGGCAGGAGTGGGCGCACTGACGGTGCGGGCGCTGACCGGCCGCATGGCCACCGGTCCCGGCGCGATCTACTGGCACATCGGCAACATGGACGAGCTGCTGGAGGCCGCGACCGACGCCGTCGTCGCCACCGCCCTGGCCACGCGTACCCAGCTCGCCGAGGCCGCGGGCACGCCCCAGGACGAGATCCGCGCCGTGGCACTCGGCCTGTTCGACGCGGTCACCGAACACCCGTGGCTCGCCACCCAGCTCGCGGTTCAGCTCACCCGCAACCCCTGGGGGCCGGTGACATTGCGGATCTTCGAGAACATCGGCCGGCCGGTCCGCACGCTGGGTGTGCCGCAAGGCGAGTGGTTCACGACGACCTCGACGCTGGTCCACTACATCCTCGGCGCCACCGCCCAGACCTCTCAGAACACGGGCGACGACAGCATCCCCGGCTCCGAAGCGGATCGCGCCGAGTTCCTCAACACGGCATCCAGGGCATGGGACGGTCTCGACCCCGACGACTACCCGTTCATCCGGTCCATCGCAGACCAGATGCGCGAGCACGACGACCGCGAACAGTTCCTCACCGGCATCGACCTCGTCCTCACCGGCATCACCACCCTCCATCCACCCACCACATCAAGGCCCCCTGCTCCCGACTGCCTCCCCAGCCCCGAGTAG
- a CDS encoding TetR/AcrR family transcriptional regulator — MTETAGRTRDAGPQQSSPVRERILAAANEHFYAEGIRAVSADRLIAAAGVSKVTFYRHFPSKDDLVLAYLEGRAAVERQALEQFRDQAGDACDTLLAIARGIADISCSPGFRGCPFINAAAEFADPAHPARRAIAAHRAWFATFLKDLLGEMAIHDRETVADQLIILRDGAMVTGYLGPDPATLTDTLIRAGRAVINDARASTAPPSDTSS; from the coding sequence ATGACAGAGACAGCCGGCCGCACCCGAGATGCCGGCCCGCAGCAGTCGTCACCGGTACGGGAGCGGATCCTCGCAGCGGCGAACGAGCACTTCTACGCCGAGGGGATCCGGGCCGTCAGCGCCGACCGGCTGATCGCCGCGGCCGGCGTCAGCAAGGTGACCTTCTACCGGCACTTCCCCTCGAAGGACGACCTGGTCCTGGCCTACCTCGAGGGCCGCGCGGCAGTCGAGCGCCAGGCGCTGGAACAATTCCGCGACCAGGCAGGCGATGCCTGTGACACCCTCCTGGCCATCGCGCGGGGCATCGCGGACATCAGCTGCTCCCCCGGGTTCCGCGGATGTCCGTTCATCAACGCCGCGGCCGAGTTCGCCGACCCCGCCCACCCCGCGAGAAGGGCCATCGCCGCCCACCGGGCCTGGTTCGCGACGTTCCTGAAGGACCTGCTCGGGGAGATGGCCATCCACGACCGCGAGACGGTGGCCGACCAACTGATCATCCTGCGCGACGGCGCGATGGTCACCGGCTACCTCGGGCCCGACCCGGCCACCCTCACCGACACGCTCATCAGAGCCGGGCGAGCCGTGATCAACGACGCGAGAGCGAGCACCGCCCCGCCGAGCGACACATCGTCGTGA